The DNA window aaaaaaatatcaagcTAAAAAGACATAGGGATGTTTTCGTCGCAAAAGATTTTATCCCTAAAATGAATCTACACTCCTAActatagatatattttatttcaaattttagacATTCTTTAATGTTCAAAAAAAATGTGAACAGTgcatatacaaaaaaaaaaaaaaaaaattatagctATTTAGAGATAAACCCCACATTTTAAGACATGCGAAAtgtgtacaaaaaaaaattagaaaattatagCCAATTATAGATAACCCAAAATTTcaacaaatatcaaaatataataagaaataaatctCCTTTAAACTGTATGTAATTATATTAgagacttatttattaataacaaagaaaatttaacaaatatcaaaatatgactaaatatttttaattagaatataagattttgttatatattaataacaaaaaagtatataaatatattataaatcatttgaataaaataaataaaatgaaagaagatagaaaataagagagaaatgaataCAGAGGATAAATTAACACCATGAATAATTCTAACTAGGTGAAAACATAAacgaattaattttaataatgcatAAAtctatataaacttttaatagtTTTTATGTATAACTAGGAAAATTTTCGTGCGATGAACacggataaggataaaaataaattaaattaaaaaaattataataatatttattcaatatttaaaattattaaaataaaaaatataacgctctaaTTCCACATTTTATTAACTTCGATAAacacaatttattttctcacatgtttcatcacatattttttccgaatgaatctctcatttcgtgactttacactctcactttgtcaatcaaatatttgattcatattttttaataattagcatcgtgacctcacactttggttaattaaatatttgattcatatttttttaaccactttcaaatgataccggtctattatccatcgacaaaccacatctcaatcaaatttggttaaaggttgtacttgttgttttgttatgttacaagttcgaaacctacaaaaaaacatttttaaatttatttttaaccgttttaaatttatgggcgggtcaacccacaattcgaccaaagtatccatttactttcacataaatattcaaattaaccacagttctcgacccagcaatccgaaaactttaaaaattaagcattatatatatatatatatatatatatatatgagttagtaaaaatttgaacttttattgttaaaatatctcgcgttcatcaaatttggtgttgaatcttaattataaagtgttgttagcctagttggttaatgTTTTGTACTTGtattgttaggttgcaagttcgaaacttacaaataacatttttaaatttatttttaaccgttttaagtttatgggtgggtcaacccacaatccgacccaagtatccatttactctcacataaatatccaaattaaccacagctctcgacccggcaatccggacactttaaaaattaagcatcattatatatatatatagattagttagttaaaaatttgaacttttattgttaaaatgtctcgcgttcatcaaatttagtgttgaatcttaaatataaagtgttgttagtctagttggttaagagttgtacttgttttgttaggttgcaagttcgaaacctacaaataacatttttaaatttatttttaaccgttttaaatttatgggcgggtcaactcacaattcgacccaagtatccatttactctcacataaatatccaaattaaccacagctcttaacccggcaatccggacactttaaaaattaagcatcattatatatatatatatatatatatatagattagttagttaaaattttgaacttttatttataaaatgtttcgcgttcatcaaatttggtgttgaatcttaaatataaagtgttgttagtctagttggttaaagggttgtacttgttttgttaggttacaagttcgaaacctacaaataacaattttaaatttatttttaaccattttaagtttacgggcgggtcaacctacaatccgacccaagtatccatttacttcacataaatatccaaattaaccacagctctcgagcaatccagacactttaaaaattaaacatcattatatatatatatatagattattcaaaattttcctATAATTAAAGAAGgcaattttttctaattaattacaAACTTAGTAAACTTAGaagtgatatatatatgaggataAATTACCTCTACAATCCCTTAAATCCGGAATTTGAATTCCTCCTCAATGTTTAGAGTAAcaatataacatataataatctacatttgtattaaaaaattacatgaaaacattatttcaaaaacattgtttttagtgttaatatattaatacataaaattataattgtaattaaattatagagATTAATGAGTGTTGATGGTATATGTTGGGGAACATAATTCAAATTTCGAATGGCATAAAGAACACAATATGAGGAATTCATTATAGTAGTTGGTGCAAATGTTTTGGTTCTATGTTAGATTCGTAGTTGAAAGTAAGATGAAATATAGACGAACATTTTACATTGAGTTgagaaaataagagaaaaataataatttacatgtataatgtttaattatttgaataccTAGGGTGCTGGTGTGTCATGCATGCTACTtctcaattattaaaataattatttcaataccCATAATTCTTAAagaaataatacattttttaagagtatttttaattttattttttagatttgaaaaacgttagtttaaaaatataagaaaattgaaatttaattgttattattatcttgtttttaaagttattttagtttattttattcatttaattcaattatgagttattattattaatacagaTGTACTTCAAGGAGCTCgatttaatactatttttttttttttttgtataataatatattttttttgggaagaatgtcaattttaccaTTGAACTATAAcggaatattcacgtatatcactgaaTTAATGTTTGTTCGTTTATACTACTGAAGTTGAGTTTAATGTTCATCTATGTCACTGCTGGACAAAAACATTCAATTCCGTTAAGTTTTCTgttagatgatgacatgtgtgattgacatgttattttttaaaaaattaatatatattatatttttattttttttattcataatttctaaataataaaacttttatatttttaaaggcattaacCAAATAATATAGACATTTTGAGAGACACTAacaataatttactttttttttaaattaatatatttttaatatttatttttattagcgttattatttagaaatgttaataaaaataaatgttaaaaatatattaattaaaataaagtgaatTATTGTAAATGcttctcaaaatatataatttatttgattaatacctttgaaaatgtaaattaagttttattatttaaaatattaaataaaaataaaaatataatatatattaattttaaaaaaatgacatgtaAATCATACGTGTTATCATTTAACGGAAAACTTAACggatttgaatgtttttatccAGCAGTGacatatatgaatattaaactCAACTACAGTGgtatgaacgaacaaaaattagtttagtgatatacgtgaatattctGTTATAGTTCGATagtaaaattgacattattcccatatatttttaaagaagtCCTCCTAGAGAATTCAAAGTGACTATCAGTtattactaaatatatattggGAATGCTAGACACTTACTATTTTTATTCAAACCAAGATAAGTTCCTTTATATACATATGTTCAGGTCGGGATTAGGTAAGCACGTCATGTCCACGGGTTAAGGTATCTTTAGGGacaacttatttaataaaaagaaaaaatcatttagttaaatttacaagttaaaaaaaaaaaaaaaaagtttagtaGGGTGgttcaataaaaaatttaactaaaactaggacacccaaatattttttcacCTTCTATTTGGGACAGGGTACTGGTTAGCCTAAACTCGAGTTTTGATATTAAGACAAAACATAACATCAAGaagtttataattataataaaacttaaaaagaCTAATAATATTGTACAAAATATAGaaataacaagaaaaataaaatataagtggTGCATGTTAACTAGACCTCAAGTAGTGGGAGTCTAAGTTAGCTTTCAAATTATTATCCATCCTCATTAATGAGATTACTTAGAACCCACTTTCTTAGTTCACActataaatgttatataaacattaatttttagGTATTTAATAGATTTATGTAGATTTAGATCcaaatgagaaaatattttgaaatcggTCATCCATTCTATTCCATTGATATGCTTATAAAGTTGATAGGATGTGATAACCTTTTTTAAGTAGGCGTTGTAGTTCCTCCTCGAATACCTTCATGGCAGTCGGTGGGAGGGAGAAAAGCAAGAGAGCTCCATCCTGGTCTTTATCATTCTTACCGGATACATAAAAGTCGAACAACCTAGGTTTGACTCCTATGCCGGACTTGGCTACTCCACCATAGCCAGCCTTTCCCCAACCAAAGTCGACATCCCTAAACCCTACTCGCCTCAAGTCTGAAATTGAAAAAGTGCGTGTCCCCGTGAAGGGAGGTCGTCCCCTCAACACCATGAGGTCAGCCGTCGACTTCATGTACTCCTCCGTCACATCCTCTTTAGCTTCCAATACCAACTTCAATGCGTAACCCAACGGCTCTTTGCATAGCATACCCGCCGTGCTCAAAGCAGCCGGACACGCAACAGCGTTGCCGTAGTAACCGGTTGGGAGTGGCGGTTTATACTTGTTGCGGACATTGACCGCACAAAGAACCCGCACATCCTCGTTTGGTTCCAACCCCAGAGCGATGGTGCGACATCGCCAGATGCAGGCCGTCATCAAGTCGTACGAGGTAAAGTGACGACCGAGCTGCTCGGGACTAGGGACGAGCTGTTTCAATTTCTCCATTTCTGATGACCCAAAAAAGAAAGAACGATGAACTAAATCCTCAAGTGGGGCTCCTCCTCCTGCGTCGACCAACTCATCGTACTCGGGATGAATGCAAGTCACGCGCGGTGGATCCCTGGCGCTCAACAGTTTTCTCTCCCATACGGGTTGTACAGAAGGTGGTGATCGCCCTCTTGCAAGTTCTCCGACAGCCGTTAGGAATTGAACCAGTCCTATCCCGTCGCACATGGTGTGATTGAAGCGGCATGCCATGACGAAGCCACCGCATGTGAGGCGCGTGACCTGAATTAAAAGCAATGGGCATCCAACTATACCACCGTCGTCGACTGAGCCTGGAACAATATCATCGTGAAGAAGGTCTTCCAAGTAAGGAAACGGAGGTTGAAGGGGGATGCCCAACTGCATGAGGGTGATGTCAGCATCGGCCTCTATAAACAAGATTCCTACTTCTCCGGTGCAATCCACGATAAGTTTGCGCCCTTTGCCCTCCATTAAGCGACCGGCTAAAGGATAGTAAAAGACAAGGGCCTCGGAAAGGGCTTCACGAATAACCTTAACTGGATCATCTCTATCACTAATCTGGAAGTCGGAGCCGCCATAGAAGTTTATGATGGGTACCTGAACACGAAGAGCCTCTTGGTCATCTATGTCTGAAAGAGGCAAGTGAACACGAGGGGTCAGCTTAGCCGGAAGCAAAAGCTCTGGTTCCTGTCTTCTCACCGTGAAAACCAACTCTTCCTTGGCTGCATATGCAATACTAGTACTGAATTGGCTGtccattaattaatttgtcaagGAGCACTTTGTTCTcatattaatttagaatttcTAACATTTAGAGGATgagaaattgagaaaaaaaaagtaatggcTACTAGGGTGCCATctaccttttatatatattattaataaattattaaaatagtcCTTAGATTTTTACAAAGTAAacaatttgattataaatttattagacATATTAACCACTAATTACAAACTCAATATAGTTAGATATTCCAACTTACATATAATTTATAGTGTGTACCTTCGTAGTAACATTCTTTACCTTTTCCTTCTATAAGAAGATCTTTTATCATTTCTTTGAAGGCATCAACAATATCacatttgtttattttgaaaaatgattttttcagAGTGTTTTAGTTGTTCTTCATAATTGGAAAAGGGAGTGTCGGCCATATTAGCcatattttttaccttttgatCTTTATTCCCCTTTCACCGATCATTATACCCATTCAACTTAAAACAACCATCTTGATTGTGTCCTTCAATTCTACAATAGGTACAATACATATCTCTTGAAAAACTTCATTTGCTGTTACCTCTTCCCATAGACTGTCTTCCTCCTTTTCCTCTATTGAATTTTCTAGTTTTTTGAcctctttattattatatgttatccTTCAAAAGCATATCGAAATTCTTGCTTTGATCAATCATTAGTGATTGAACTTCTCTTTATCTCTCAATGCTTAGTAACATAGCATATACTTTGTTAATGTTTGGTTTTGAATCCATCAAAAGAATCTATTGTCTAACATTGTCATAATATTCATTCAGACCCATCAAGAACTGTGACAGCTTGTTGGATGTATCTTGTTGAATGACTGATTTTGTCATTTTGCAACAGCAAGTACTCCTTGGTTCACAATCACAAGATGGCAGAGGTTCCAACACTAGGAGTTCATCCC is part of the Impatiens glandulifera chromosome 1, dImpGla2.1, whole genome shotgun sequence genome and encodes:
- the LOC124929599 gene encoding benzyl alcohol O-benzoyltransferase-like, with product MDSQFSTSIAYAAKEELVFTVRRQEPELLLPAKLTPRVHLPLSDIDDQEALRVQVPIINFYGGSDFQISDRDDPVKVIREALSEALVFYYPLAGRLMEGKGRKLIVDCTGEVGILFIEADADITLMQLGIPLQPPFPYLEDLLHDDIVPGSVDDGGIVGCPLLLIQVTRLTCGGFVMACRFNHTMCDGIGLVQFLTAVGELARGRSPPSVQPVWERKLLSARDPPRVTCIHPEYDELVDAGGGAPLEDLVHRSFFFGSSEMEKLKQLVPSPEQLGRHFTSYDLMTACIWRCRTIALGLEPNEDVRVLCAVNVRNKYKPPLPTGYYGNAVACPAALSTAGMLCKEPLGYALKLVLEAKEDVTEEYMKSTADLMVLRGRPPFTGTRTFSISDLRRVGFRDVDFGWGKAGYGGVAKSGIGVKPRLFDFYVSGKNDKDQDGALLLFSLPPTAMKVFEEELQRLLKKGYHILSTL